The DNA sequence GGACTATggtacagtatatttaaatgtttccaaaaaAGTTCAGCAGTAACTCTCTCCTTAATCTCTACCTggccctgcctctctctccctccttccttctttcatcccctccctgtctctttgCTAGAATATGGCGGACTTGTTCCTGGATGGCGGGCAGCCGCTGGACTCCTTCATCGATGATTACCGGAGCAAGAGGAAGCTGGCGCACCTGCGGCGTGTGAAGATCGACAGGCTGAGAGAGATAGTCCTGAGGGGCCTCAGGATGCCCCGGGCCCCCGCCCCtgcgcccgcccccccggctcAGCCGGCCCCCACGCCCGCCCCCACAGCTCTGCCCGACACCAACGGCTCCCCGATGCCTGCGCCCAGGAGGTCCCCCACCCAGCCGGCCCCACCCACCGCCTCCGAGCCAGCCGCCCTGCCCGgctacccctaccccccctgCCCCTACTCCTCTGTCCCGCCCCACACGGGCTAcgcctcccctttccccccccagttctctcccaccctccctcagGGCCCACCCCCGCACCTGGGCCCCCAGCCTGGCTTTATCCTGCAGTGATTGGGCCCCACACACCAGGGCTCCACCCGCcaagttgggggggaggggttgcgTGGTTACCACCACACTGGAGGTGGGGAGGAgcatgggtgggggtggtttggCCTCAGTGAACGTGCCGGCCCACAAGGAGCACAATGTCCTCTTGTGCATTTGGATATGTAGGCCATcacaacaatgacatcatcgTCAAAAAACCAATCCAAAAAAACCCCTGATCACTTGAACTTGATTTTAAATGGAAAGTATCTTAAGTCTGTTATTCTAATTTTAACCCAATCAGAATGGAGATGGGGATTGATCATTTGGTGTAtatattttccttctttctAGGATCActttatgggggaaaaaattataatCATGATCTGGTCTGGGGGGTTTTGGACAGGATATGGGGCAGGGCTCCAGGGTTCCACTCCCCCCACCAGTATTGCATCACTTCCTCCCCGATTTGGGTCACGCTCTCAGCTGAGTGAGTGAAAAGAGGAAGGGgatcttggttttttttttttttttttttgctgttgttggttgagtgtgtgttgtagCATTCTTAAACACGTCTCATTTCACAACCATCTTTAAGATGGCCCACTGGACTGTTAGAATTGTGATAATGACTAAAACAAGCAGGAAAAAAGTTTAACCAGAATGGCATGTTTCAGCCTGATGTTCTTATGTTCTCGTGTCAATTGAGCCTGCATTACTGACTGGAGTGACCTGCAGTGGCACATCATATGCAAACTGTAAACTGAGAATATACTGTGCTGTTTTATACATGGACTTAAGTtaaacaacacttttttttttgaatgactgTCTTGCTTTGAGggaatcaaaacatttttgttgaccAGGTTTAAATGATGCAAACCTGCAACCAAAggtgttttcattttccagtaCTTCCATgggtgatatttttattttttattctccaAGTAGGAATTTATTGAAAACTGGACgatgtgtacatgtttgtggaGGTGAGAATTGGCATAATTGTCTTTGGGCAAAATATCTTTCATTGTGATATATATTGTGGAAGTGGATCCTATGCTTAGACTCCcatctgtgtgcacatgcgtgccTGCAGTGCAGTCTTTTAAGAGTTTTATTTGAGGTCTTTTATCTTGACATCTGTCCTGGATAAATGAGCCTGCTGCAGGGAGTGTCTGTTTACCATCTGGTTCAGTGGCCATTTTGGCAGGGAACAAGATTCCACATATTGTCTTAAACTGGTGCCTTGTGTGTGCCAGTTCAGAGAGGGAACCTACGCAGGGTAGTTAGGTTAGCGGGTGTGGCGGGCTACCTGGACAAGGCAGGCGCCAGTGTACTGCTGGTACACAGCTATGCTGTACTAGGTATGTCAGGGTGGAGTTATCTTTATAATCCTGGTGTATCAGGGTGGAGCTACCTGTATGACCACTGTGCATGAGGGAAGAGCTACCTGTGCTTACCCAGATGTATCTGGGAGGAGTCAGCAGTGTTGTCCCAGGTGTGTCAGGGAGTTGCCTGTGGCCCAGTTGCATCTGTCCCAGGTATGAAAGGGTGGAGTCAACTTATGCTGTTGCACGTGTGTTAGAAAAAGGAGTTACCTGAGACCCAGGTGTGTCATGGTGGAGTTACCTGTGCTGGCACAGGTGTATTGGAGGAGTTACCTGGGGCCCTGGTGCATCAGAATGGAGTTACCTTTGTAACCCAGGTGTGTTGTGGTTGAGTTACCTGTGCTGATACATATGTGTCAGAGTTACCTGTGTTCCCCAGATGTGTCAGGGTGGAGTTACCTGTGTAACCGAGCGGTGTTTTGGTTGCGTTACCTGTGCTGATGCATGTGTCAGAGTCACCTGGGGCCCAGGTGTGTCAGAGTGGAGTTACCTGTGTAACCCAGGTGAGTCAGGGTGGAGTTACCTGTGTAACCCAGGTGAGTCAGGGTGGAGTTACCTGTGTAACACAGGTGTGTCAGGGTTGAGTTACCTGTGTGACCCAGGTGAGTCAGGGTGGAGTTACCTGTGTAACTCAGGGGTGTCAGGGTTGAGTTACCTGTGTAACTCAGGGGTGTCAGGGTGGAGTTACCCGTGTGTACTGCATTATGGTGGAATCCCAGGCTGGTGATAAACTCAAGTAGACCTGCTCATTTTGTGAGCCACTGTGAGCCCTGTCCAGTGCCTCTCGGCCCGTAGCACAGGAGACCAGCCTGGCTCTGTTGCGCCACTTCTACCTGTGTTCACTTACTCtttcatttgtgtatttatttatttttggtgctGTGTCTTTGTTCTTGCATTGCCTGTGTTTCTCTTTGAGTCCCGGTTCAGTGACCGAGTCTGGACTGCTTCACTCCCGTCTTTTAGCACTACTGCCCCTGGTGGCAACTGGTAAACACAGCcttgtaaaaaaagaataggtaaaaataataaaaaagaattatcCTCTTCAACTGCCCTTCCCCATAGACCACCATTGGGGaattaacattgttttaaacaactttttctgaacatatttttgaaaaataatatccagaagtctattttaaatacagtatatgggGACTGCCATCTTGTCTGGATGTTCTGTTGGTTGCGGGGTAGGGGGTTTCCTGGCTCTTGTGTGTTGTTGGTTTGGGCTGCCACCACCGTGTCCCCcattatttttccccaaaaactGCAGCCCAGGCACAGCATCCCTGTTGACGAGTGGCACATTTTTTGGACCCACTCACCCCCAACGTTCCCATTTCATGCATGCTGCCAGCAGTTACCGGGAAATCACtctcaatgcacacacaccccccacacctcctTCCCCCGACCCCCCGTCTGTGCTGGCCTGACAGTGCTATCCCAGAGGAGGTGCCATGACActtgctgtgctgtgcctctttgctgcagtgaactcaGTCCCCTGCAGGTGGTGCTAGAGCGCTAGCGTTAGTTGTCTGCATCTACAGGTCTTGCTACACTCTCCAGGACCACTCTACCTCAGTACCAGCCAGGCCAAATCCAGTTTAAGTCCTTACAGCTCCAGGGTGCTGCGTTCCCCTACACTAACCCAAGCCGTACTCCTGTGAGTCCTCTATGTAGTTATGCTCTTTCGGTTTGCCTTTTAATTAGTAatacaaaagatttttttaatacattgcCAAATTACTCCTGACAAACCAACATGTTATGCCAAACATTTGGCTGTTACCACTCCTTTTGTACAAgtcttttttcccatttatgAAATAAAGGGTTTTCTTCCTGAATCTCGTTTTTATATCAACAGTTCCTACAATGAGTATATGACACAAAAGCCCTGTGTAAGATTCACCTCTCAGAAACTGCtgttttatatgtaaaatattttattgtacacTCCTTATGTAAATTATGTTGATTGTTATTGTAATGATGTGCTTTGTGACTAAAATGAAGATTGTAGTGGTACTGCAGAAGTTACCTCTTTTTAAGGCTAATCAATaaaagaaattgatttttatATCTGTATACTCTTTGTGTATAATGTCCAGTCTTTTCTGTGATTATCTGTCTGCgttattttgtttgtcttgttctgtttttgtttttattttgaagtgacCTACGCTTTTCAGCCAAGTTTCTGAATAAGACAATATGCTGCAAGACGCAGTTTATCACAGACTGCTTTTAGGCTTGTGAAATGTACAATACTTCGTGAA is a window from the Anguilla anguilla isolate fAngAng1 chromosome 14, fAngAng1.pri, whole genome shotgun sequence genome containing:
- the vps37bb gene encoding VPS37B subunit of ESCRT-I b → MTENTAVAEMSGFTEKLSSYTLTQLNELLEDDEQLNKIVQDLEETQSVQQAKDVTLAGNRSLAEQNLLLQPRLDLQKNELTRRYRCLQELFEDYQLRKSTFDHNLGSGSLDTLLALLQAEGAKIEEETENMADLFLDGGQPLDSFIDDYRSKRKLAHLRRVKIDRLREIVLRGLRMPRAPAPAPAPPAQPAPTPAPTALPDTNGSPMPAPRRSPTQPAPPTASEPAALPGYPYPPCPYSSVPPHTGYASPFPPQFSPTLPQGPPPHLGPQPGFILQ